The Sphingopyxis sp. TUF1 genome segment ACGCGATGTCGTTTTCGTAAAAGGCGATCAGCGCCTTCTGGCAATAGGAGGAAAACGGATGGGAAAATAGTTCGATAGTCATGCAAAAGCTTTCAGTTCGCGGCCCTCGATCAGGGCGACCAGATTGTCGATGTGCCAGGTTGTGCCGTGTTCGCGGCCTTTGACGGCCTCGTCACCGCCGCTCAGATAGCTTCCCTGCTCGGTGTGGATCAGCCGGGTCTTGTCGCCCTCGGCGCGAAGTTCCAGCGTCAGCAGCGATACCGACAGCTTGTCGCCATTATGGAAAAGATCATAGACGAGGATGATCCGCTCATTCTCCACAATGTCGTGATAGGTCGCCTGGAAATCGGTAACGAGCCCGCCGGGCCAGCGCGCGTGGAAGCGTTCCTTTCCCCCAACGCGGAAATCGAGCTCGCGGTCCAGCGTTTCGATGTCCGCCGGCGCCTTGAACCAGCCGTTTTTGGCTTCGAGGCTGCTGTAGGCCGCAAAGACCCGCGCGGGCGGCGCGCTCAGCACCCGTTCGATCGTGAAGATGGCATTGGTGACGGCCACTAATTACTCTCCTTCCTGGGAATTTTGGGACAAATAGGCTTCCAGCTGGTCGTATTGCTGGTCCCAGAAGCGCTTGCGTTCGGCGATCCAGCTTTCGAGTTTCGTCATGGCGGCGATCTCCAGCGTGCAGGTCCGCACTCGGCCGGTTTTCCGGCTGCTGACCAGCCCCGCCTCCTCCAGAATCTTGAGATGCTGGACCACGGCCGACAGCGTCATCGGCAGCGGTTCGGCAAGTTCGCTGACCGAGGCGGGACCGCGGCTCAGCCGTTCGACCATCGCCCGGCGACCGGGATCGGACAGCGCCTGGAACGCAAGGTCGAGCGGCTGGGCTTGATACTGTAGCATTGACTTAAGTATTGTTGCGAGACCCACGAAGAGTCAACCGGTATTTTCCGACCGGCCGGCTATCGCCCTGTTTCGAGGTTTTCAGGAAGCGTGATCGGGCAGCGTGCGCAGCCAGTTTCGGCGCGCGATCAGCTGCATGACGGCACCCTCGACCGCCCATTGTTCATAGGGATCGTCGAAGGGCTCTGCGCCCTGCAACGCCGCGATTTCCTGTTCGGTTCGGGCCAGCCACCGGTCAATGATCCGATCGCGCTCGCGCCACGTCAACAGCGCCAGAAAGTGACACCTCGTTCGGATCGGATCGGGTGCCGCGGTGACGATGCCCGACATATCCGCGACGATCCAGCCATGCGCCTCGGCGAGACCAACCGGCGTGAGTTGAAGGCGCCGCGTTCCGCGCCGATCGCTGCCGATCGCCCGGGCGACAATCAGGCCGCGCCTCACCAGGCGTTCGATCAGGGGATAGATCGCCCCCGCGCTCGCCCGCCAATGCGCGGTTCGTGATTTCTGAAACTCACGGCGGACCTCATATGCCGTGCTTTCGGGGTGCAAGGCAATCAGCCCGAGGACGGTCCCTTCGAGTTCGGTCATCTCCGGCATAGGCCATTTCCCTTGCACGTCCGGGCAAGGAGAGGCAATAGTCCGAATCGTACTAAATAATAACAGGCGCTCTCATGACCTTAGCAATTTTCTTCTGGCTGGCGGTGTTCGCACCGGCCGCGGCAATCCCCAACGGAATGCTGATCTCGATCCCGATCGTCATCCTGATCCTTATCTTCGTAAAGCGAACCCGCGGGCCGACATTCGCCGCCGTTTTTCGCAGCGTACCCGTTTCCCTCGCCATCGGCATCGCCGCGGGCGCCGTGATGCATTTCGCACTGAATCCTCTCTTCGGTTTTCTTGCCGAGCAGGCCACCGGTGAGGCTGCGGACCTTTCGTCGCTCGCCGGAATCGAGGGCAATCTGGGCAATTATCTGGCGATGCTGGCGCTGGGGGTGCTCTTTGGCGGCGTTATCGAAGAGGTCATCGACCGCGGCTTCCTGATCGGCTGGGGCACCGCCGAGTTCGGCGCCAAATGGGCCGTCCCGCTGCTATTGATTACGTCATTGGGCTTTGGCCTTGCCCACGCCTGGCAGGGGATGAGCGGCATGATAACGACCGGGCTGAGCGGCCTTTGTTACGGCACAGTCTATCTGCTGTGCGACCGGAAACTGCTTCCGGCGATCATGATGCATGCCACAAGCAATGCGATCGCGATCACGGCAATCTATCTTTACGGAATGTAGCCGCCGATCGGTGGCACATCCGGCTTCCTGAAAAAACTGCCGGCAGCGGCAGAGGGGAGGTTGGGACCGCTGCCGGCAGGTGCAGCTCCTAGCGCGCCGCCTGACGCGCGGCCGCGGCTTCGCGGAGGGCTGCCATCTCTTCCTGGTCGATCACGCCATTGCGATCCTTATCGCCATAATCGAACAGGATATTGGGGCCGTTGACGACTTCGTCGCGGGTCACGCGGCCGTCGCCATTGCTGTCCAGATGTTCGGCCAGCTGTTTGAACTTGTCGCCGCCACGGCGCATCATGCGACGCTTAGGCGCGTCCTCCTTGTCGATGACGCCGTCCTGGTTGCGATCCATCTTGTCGAACATGCGCGCGCGCATTTCGGTATGTTCGGCGCGGGTAATCTGGCCATCGCCGTTGAGGTCGGCGCGTTCCAGCATTTGCGTGGGATCGCGCTGGCCTTGCGCAAGCGCCGGGGCCGATGCGGCGACGGCGCCGACCGCCGCCACGATGAGAGTGAATTTGCGATTCATGTTGTCAAACCTTGCTTATTGAGGGCGCGGATAGGTGCGCGAGCTGCTGACGCTGCGGCCCGAATTGGTCGTGGCGTTGCGGTTGATCTGGACGCTGTCGTCGGAAACCGAGACGTCACGCGTCGCGGTATAGCCCCGCCCTTGCGACGTCGACGCGCCGCGCGAACGCTGATAGCCGTCGTCGGTGCGATAGATGGTGCTCCAGCTGTTCTGGCTGTTGCCCGACGCGCCCGTGCGGCTGCGCTCGCGGCTGACCGAGCCATCGCCATTGCGGGTCACCGAACCGTTCCGTTCGACCGTCTTGCCGTTGCGGTACTGGCGTTCGACATGGTTCGACACGGTGCCGTCGCCGCGCTGGGTCGTGCGTTGTTGCACATAACCGCGGCCATTGGCGTTCGCGCGACCGCGCGTCACGGTCGCCGAGCCGGGCTCACGCGAAACGTGACGGCCGGCAATGAAGCCACCGCCTGGACCGTGGCCGCGAACGATGCGCCCATGATCGCGGGCCTCGGCGGGCGCCAGATTGGCTGCGGCGACACCCGCGGTTACGATGGCAGCTATGCTCATCAGGGATCGAAAGGTCGTCATTTAAAAGCTCCTTGGGGGATATTTGACGACGACAGAAATGCCCGGATCGCGTAAGAGACCAATGACCCGCCGGTAAGCTTTGGCAACGAAATGTAACGCCGCCCGATTAAAGCTTGAGATGGAGGAAGCGCTCGGCTGTCATGCGAGGATGAGCGAAACTGCACAGCGCGCGGCGGCCTTTGTCGCCATCGTCGAGGATGACGAGCATATTGCCGAACTCGTCGCCGAACTTCTCGCGCGCGAGGGATATGAAACCGCCCATTGTCCCTCGGGCACAGAACTCGACCGCCTGCTCGACCGGCGACGGGTCGATCTCGTCCTGCTCGATCTCATGCTTCCCGGCGAGGACGGCCTCAGCATTTGCCGCCGCCTGCACGCGGCCGCGATCCGCGTGCCCGTGATCATGATCACCGCAAAAGGCGACGACATCGACCGCATCCTGGGCCTCGAGTTCGGGGCCGACGACTATCTGCCCAAGCCTTTCAACCCCCGCGAGCTTGTCGCGCGCGTCCGTGCCGTTCTGCGCCGCACCCGCGAGATTCACCGGCCGGCGCCGCTTGCCGGGCAGGTCTATCGGTTCGCCGGCTGGTCGCTCGATGGCGGGTCGCGCGAATTGCGCAGCCCCGAAGGCGAAGCGGTGGAGTTGACGGGCGGGGAATTCGACCTCCTCCTCGCGCTGCTCGACCATCCGCAGCGCGTGCTATCGCGCGACCAGCTGCTCGACTGGACGCGTGGACGCGATGCCGGCCCTTTCGATCGCACGATCGACGTGCAATTGAGCCGGCTGCGGCGCAAGCTTGGCGACGATCCGAAAAAGCCCGCGATGATCCGGACGGTTCGCGGCGGCGGCTATCTGTTCGCGCCCGCCGTCGAACGCGGCCTTTAAGATGCGCCGCTGGATCGGTAGCCTGCGATTCCGGTTTGCCGCACTTTTCATGCTGGGCCTTTTCGCGTTGCAGGCGGCGATCCTTGTTATCGCGCTGTGGCCTGACGGGCGGCCGTTGATCTTTCGGCTGATCGATCCGCAGGACGCGCGCGAGATCGCCGAGGCGATCGAAAGTGCACCGCCGTCACTGCGCCCGGCGATCGCGGCGGCCGCCAGCACCAGCGGAACGACGGTCGAAATCCTCGAGGGCTTCCCCGTTGACGATGCGGCCCCTTCCGCGCCCGCGGCCCGCCCTGCGCCGCATCTCGAGGAACGCTTCCGGCGCTTCGCCGAAGAATTGCAAGGACGCCCGCTGCATGTCCAGACACGCGAAGGAACGCTCTTCGCAGGTCCGCTGCGCAAGGGCGATCCGCCGCGCGGGCCAATTCGCGTCCTGATCGGGCTGCAAACCGGCGAGGTGGTGGCGATCGAACGCGCGCCGCTGCTGCTGCAGATTCTCGCCGAACGGTATGTCTTCGTCGCCGGGGTCGGCGCCGCGGTCCTGCTCAGCATTCTCTTCATGCTGTCGCGGCAGATATTACGGCCGGTCGAACGCTTGGCCAAGGCGACGCAGATATTGGAACGCGACGCGAGCGTGCCCGACGTTACGCCCAGCGGCGCGCGCGAACTGCGCGCGCTGGCAACCGCGTTCAATTCGATGAAAGCGCGCATCGGCGGCCTGATCGGCGAACGCACGCATATGCTGGCGGCGATCGCGCATGATCTGCGCACCTATTTGACGCGGCTGCGGCTGCGCGCCGAACAGATTGGCGACGACCGCCACCGCGCCCGCGCGATCGACGATATTCGGGAAATGGGCCAACTGCTCGACGACATCCTGTTGTTCGCGCAGAGCGACAGCAACCGCACGGAGACGGCGGTCACGATCGACGCGCGCAGGGAGGCCGCCGACTATGTTGCGCTTCGTCAGGAGGCGGGCGATCCGGTCGCGATCTCAACCCCCACCGTGCCCGTTCCATGCAGCATCGCGCCGATCGCCTTCCGGCGCATCATGGGCAATCTGATCGACAACGCGATACGCTACGGCACCTACGCACGCGCCACGCTGCGCCAGGAAGACGGCGGGGTGATACTAGAAGTGATCGACAATGGGCCGGGCATTCCGGCGGAATTGCTCGATCGGCTGACGGCGCCGTTCGAACGGCTCGAATCGTCGCGCACGCGCAGCACCGGCGGCGCCGGGCTGGGGCTTTCGATCGTCAAGGCGCTGGCGGAGGCGAACGGCGGAAACCTTACGCTCGGCAACCGCGATACGGGCGGGCTGCGCGCGACCGTCAGGCTTCCTGCGCCACCGACCACCTGACCGTACTCCACCGATTCCGCTCACCTCGTTCTTCGCTTTGCGATCGTGCGAAGCACGTCCCCGATTGACCTTGTCCAAAAATTTTTACATTGAGTATGTATAAATGGGAAAGGATGCGGGCACATGAGCTGGAATTGGAAATCGGGGACGGTCGTCGTCACGGGCGCCGGGAATGGCATTGGCGCGGCGGTCGCGCTGGAACTTGCCACACGCGGCGCATCGCTCGCGCTGGTCGATGTCGATGCCGCGGCGCTGGAAGTGACCAAGGCGCGCGTCGAGAGCCATGGCGTTCGCGCGCGGACCTATCAGGCCGACCTCGGCCAATCGAACGAAGTCGAAACGCTGGCCGAGCGCCTGCTCGCCGATCATGGCGATATCATATGCCTGATAAACAATGCCGGCGTCGCAATGGTCGGGACAATCGAACAGGTCGATCCCGCCGAATTCGAATGGCTTTTCAACATCAATTTCTGGGCACCGGTGCGGTTGACGCGGGCGCTGCTTCCCGAACTCCGTCGCCGCGAGTCCGCGCGCATTGCGAACGTGTCGAGCATTTTGGGAATCATTGCGGCCCCCGGCCAAGGGCCCTATGTCGCGTCGAAATTCGCGCTGCGCGGTTACAGCGAAACCTTGTCGATCGAGCTGGCCGACAGCGGGATCGCGCTCAGCACCGTCTATCCGGGCGGCATCGCGACCGACATTGCGCGCTCCGCCAAGATGGCGTCGGGCGTCGATCAGGACGTCGCAAAGGACGACCTCGCGCGTTATGAAAAGGGGCTGACGACCAGCCCCGCCGATGCGGCCAGGATCATCGCCGACGGGATCGAACGGCGCGATTCGCGCATCCTGATCGGCAGTGACGCCCGGCGCGCGGACATCATCCAACGCATCTGGCCGTCGCGTTATATGAAGATTATTGCGCGCAAGATGGCGCGTCCCTGAACGTTCGCCGGGGGCCGGACTTCAATAGGGGCAGAGAGGGTGCGAAACCGCGCCGAGACGGCTGAGGTCGGCCGGTAACAAGGTCCGCTTGCCGTCGTCGGCAAACACATGCTGGACGAAAAGACGCGCCCCCCCGGCAAACGGATATGTGCCGACCATATTGTGGAGCAGCCGGAACCGTCGGCTGCGTCCCGCCCCGAACTGCATATGCACGCGGAAATCCGGCCCCTGTTCGGACAGGGCAGCGCCGCGCCGCGCCCAGTCCACCGGAATGCCGGGCAATGACAATATCGAACGGAGGGTACGGCTTGCCGCGGCATTCTGGCCGACCAGCGCTTCCTGTTGCAGCGCGGTGAGCAACAGGCTGGCGACGTCGCGCCAGCCCGGCACGAAACGCCGCCAGCCATCTTCGTGCAGAAAGAGCATCAGCGCGTTGAGATCGTCGCCCTCGGCGATCCCGCCCAGATGGCGGCGGTGCGTCGCGACCCACGCCTTGTTGACGAGGCGGATCCGGCCGCACGGTGCAAATATACAGGCCGGCTCGGGATCGGCCTGCCGGAGGAGCAGCGCAAGCGTATCGTCAAGGTCTGCCCCCGGCGTCGCAGCGAGCGCGAGCGGCGAAGGAGCGTGGCCGGCCGCCAGCAGAAAGGTGGCGGTGTCCTGCGCCCCCAACCCCAACGCGCGCGCAAGGCCGTGCGTTACATCTTTTCCCGCGCGGGTCCGCCCATTTTCCAGGAAGCTGACATGACGCGGCGAAATTCCCGCCCGTTCGGCCAGTTCCTCCTGACTCAGCGCGAAAGAGGTGCGCCAGAAGCGCAGCATCGAACCGAAGCCCGGCCCCTGTCCGTTTTCAGGACGGGGCCGGGCCGTGGCGGCGCCGGCATATTTGACCGGCGTCACTGACCCTCGATCGGTTCGACCGCCGGCGGCATCCATTGGTGCTCGAGCATTGCCTTTTCGGGCCAATAGGCGCGGAGCGACAGCGCCAGCTGACCATCGCGCGGCGACGGCAACCAGTTCGAACGAAGCGCCTCACCCGGATCTTCCGGCTGGATCAGGATTTCGAGCGATCCGTCGGCGCCGAGTTTGAGTTTGTCGAATTGCCGGATGGCATAACGATTGTAGGGATTGGCGATCAGATAGCCTTCGCGGTCGTAGAGCGTGACCGACCAGAAGCCCTTGACCGGCGGAAACTGCCCCGGCGCAAAGCGGATGCGATAGCGCTTCCCGCCAAGCAGCGGCTGACCTTTGCCGTCGACGCTCGCGTTCAGATAAACGGCATCTTCGGGCAGGTTCGCGCCGAGGCCAAAGGCCGCCACACCGGCGCGGATCTTATAATCGGTGCCATAGCTGCCGATCTTGTCCACCGCCTCGAACCCGGCCCAGCCCGTCGGGGTGCGCGACCGTTCGACATCGGCGCGCGCAGTCAATACTTCCCACACGCTGTCCATCCCGCGCTGAAGCGCCGACTGCTCGCCCGACGAGCGGGCGTCCCAGGCGCGGATCTTCGAGGGCGCCAGACCCAGGGGGGCAAGCGTGGTGCGGATGAAAGGTTCGTCAGCCTTGGCCGGCGGGTTCTTCTCGATCAGCTTTGCAAAGCGCGCATAGAAGGTCTTTGCGTCCATCTTGCGAACGATTTCCAGCGGCTCGGTGCGTTTGCCGTCGCGGCCGCTCGGATCGGGCATGGCGGGGAGGAAGGTCTCGTCACCGACCCGGCTGAGCGGGCGAAGGTCGATCCGCCGCTGGAAAACTTGCGCCGGATACAGATCGTCGTCACCGCGAGCATGAATGCGCCCCAGAACCCATACCATGTCGGTCGGCGCGTCGATGCGTTCCATCCCTTCGGGCGTCGGCCCCGAATAATCGGGTCCTGCGATCAGGAAAGTCCGCGGCTTATTCCCGATCGTGCGAATGCCGGGCGCGGCAAAGACGTTCGTCCACGCGTCCATGAACTGGATGACATGATAGCGCCCGTCGTTTTCGGGGATGGTGAGGACCATCGGCTCTTTCCCCAGCGACAGCCACGCCGTCGAATAGAGCGTATCGACGTTGGGGCGGATGACGGTGCGGAAGCGCGCGTCGGCCAGGATGGGGATCGTGTAGAAGCGGTTCGGTTCGGCGTTGACCGCCGCCGGATGCTTGAAGGTTTCCTCGCGCGTGACATCCATCAGCACGAGCGGCATCGCATAAAGATAGGCCTCCGCAGCCGCGGTGATCTCCGCTTTACGCTGCTGATAGCGATACGCGGCGAATCCGCCGATACCGAGGGCCAGAATGACCAGTCCGATTATGATCTTCATGCGGCGCGTCATGGCTCGCTCCTTCCTGGATATTATCCGTAAATCTCTAGCAGCGCGTTGCGCAGCGTGCGTTCTTCTTCGGAGATGCGGCGCAGCCGGTCCTTTAAGAAGATAACGCCATGCAGCCCGCTTTCGCGGTCGACCCACGGATAGGTGCCGTAAAGTCCCGGGCTGGTTTCAAAGGTGCAGCGATCCTCGATCCGCCGTTCGCACCAATGGGCGAGCAGATAATCGACGTCTTTCCCCTGCGCACCGGGGGCGGTAAAACCTTTTCGCAGACCTAGCGTCATCACGCGGCCCATGCGTGCGACCGCATCGGCCGACAGGACCTGCCGTCCCTGAACACGCCCGTTCTGCGCGATCATCGTCAGAAATACCGCGTAATCGCTTGCCGTGGTCCAGGCCCCGCCCTGCAGCATCGGATTGGCGGGCACATTATCGCGCGCGGGCGCCTGAAACGCCCCGCCCCACAGCGTGTTCACCATGCCGGTTGGCACCGCGATGCGTTCGTCGAAAATCTGCTGCCAGCGCTTGCCTGTGACCTGTTCGGCCGCTGCGCCAAGAAACTGGAGGTTGGCGCCGCCATAATCGAACTGGGTGCCCGGCTGCGAGGCCAGCGGAACCTGCGCGGCGAGCTGCGCCGAGCGCGTCAGCGAAATCGTCGGCGGCTGCTTGAATTCGACAAATTTCGTCAGGCTGGGAAGACCGGCGGTATAAGACAGAAGCTGCGAGAGGCGCAGCGCGCCATATTCGGGCGGCAGATCGGGCACGTAGCGCGAAATCGGCGCTTCGAGATCGAGCAATCCGTCGTCCACCAGCGACATGATCGTCGCGCCGACGAGCCACTTCGACGCCGACGCGATCGGCAATATTGTCCGGTCGTCGAAACCGCCGTGGTGGTGGTTGAGCAGCTTGTCTTCGCCGCGCATGACGACGACGGTGAACTGTTCCACCCCGCTCGCGCGCGCGAACGCCGCGATGGCGGCGTCCGCGCGCGTATCCCCCGTCGCTGGCGCCGGTCGAGAGGGCGACGCCAGCGACGGCACGCTGTCGCGGGCGGCAATGCCGCACCCTGCGAGCAGCGCGGCGACCGCGATGGAAAAGATCATTTGCCGGGTCATGACCGCTCCTTCGGCGGCTGCGAGAAGGGGATCAAAACTTCACCATCGCATCGAGACCGATCACGCGCCCCTGACTCCAATAGGCGTTTCCGCCGATCTCGTTCAGCAGATAGCGCTTGTCGGTGAGGTTCTTGACGAAAGCCGTGAGCCGCCATTTTTCGTTGCGAACGCCGATACGCCCATCGACAAGCGCATAGCCTTCATAATCCTGCGTCGCGAACGGGTTCTGCAATCCACCGTCGGCGAGCTGCACGCTGCCGCTGATGAAGCCGTCGAGCCCGCTGCCGATCGGATGCTGATAGGCAAGGTTCAGCCCGACCTGATAGTCGCGCAGCCGCGGCACTTCATTTCCGCTGATGTCGACGATCTCGCCGTTCGCCGGGACCTTCGAACCATCGTGGAACTTGCCGTCCTGAGTCGAGAAGCTCACGCTTGCGATCAGATCGCCCGCGCCGATCGGCTGCCGACGGCTCACCGTGGCTTCGAAGCCATAAGTATGCGCATCGCCTGCATTGACGAGCAGGAAGCCGCGCGCCGCGGCCGCGGTGATCGTCGCGACCTGGACGTCGGTGGTCAGCTCGTAGAAAAGCGCCGCTTCGGCTTTGAGGAAACCGCCGAAAAGCGATCCTTTCCAGCCAATTTCGCCCGAATAGGCATATTCGGGATCATAGAGCAGCAGCGTTTCCAGCGCCTGGCGCGTCGCGCCAGCGAGCAGCGCGGTGTTGAAGCCGCCCGGCCGATAGCCGGTCGCAAAGCGCAGATAGATATTCTGTCCCGCCGACGGTTCCCAGCGCAACGTCGCCGCGGGCGTGACGAACGACCATTTACGCTCGGCATCGATCCGAACCGTTTCGAGGCCAGGCGCGCACGCGGGCGCTTTAAGCGTCGGCGGACAGAATTGCGCCGGCGCGGCGGGCAGCGGCCCGGCACCGTCGGGGTCGACCACGACGGGCGCCATCAGACCTGCAGGCACGGGTCCGGTGCCGAAATAAACGAGCGGGTCGAGCGAATAGCGCTGAAAGTCAAACCGCTTGCGGTCGAACTGCGCACGCATCTCGGCGCCAAAGGTCAAGCGTTCTGCGATCGGAAATTCCAGCGAGCCGAAGATCGAGAAGGAGGTCAGCCGCTCGCTGAAATCATCCTTGCGCATCGACAGGCGCGCGGTGGTCCGGGCCGCGTTGGAAAGGACCGATGCCGGAGAGGTCGCCGGTAGAAAGGCACCCGCCGCCCCCACGATGCAACCCGACCGCTGTTGCTGCGCTGCGCCCGTATATGCGGGGCAGTTGTCGGGGGACGACGAAACGTCGCTGTCGGTGTCGAGCACTTCGGCGCCGATCAGCCATGAAACCGCCGATCCCTTGGGCGAGGCGAGATAGATTTGCCCGCCGGTACGGCGATAGCGTTCGGTCTGGCCGCCGCTGTAATCGAGGAAGAGCTGCGGGGTGCCGGGCGCGACGTCGATACCAGTCACGCCGTCGAAATGGTCGCCATCGTCGCCGGAGCGACCGCCGTCACGCACACCGTGCAGCACACGAACCGACAGATCCGCAAAAGCCAGGTTGGCGTCGGCCGCAAACTGGACCGTGCTGTCCTTGATCCTGGCATAACCGATCGTGTTCAGCTCGACCCGCTCATAGGGGGACGGGTCAAGCGGCCTGTTATCAAGCCGCGAAACGCGCTGCCCGATCGCGGTAAAGGACGGCGACAGGCTGTTGTAATGTTCGAAACGCAGGTCGAAACGCAGCCAGTCGGCGGGCTCGGCCATCGCGCTGACGCGGACGCCCTTGAAATTCTGCGTGTCGATGGCTTTGCCAGTGTCGAGATTGGTGATGAAACCATCATTCTGGTCGCTGTAAACCCCGCCGACCCGCACACCGGCGTGGGCACCGAGCGGCACGTTGAGCACGCCCTCGATCTCGACCTTTTCGGGATCGGAATAGCGCGCCATCAACTGGCCGCCGAGTTCGCTTTCGGGACGGTTCGAAATGATGTTGATCGCACCGCCGACCGAATTGCGGCCGAACAGCGCGCCCTGCGGCCCGCGCAAAATCTCGATCCGCTCCATGTCGAACAGGTCCATCCGGCTGAGCGTGCGCCCGCCGAAACCACCGCCCGCGCTGAACACGCCGTCGCGGAAAATGCCGGTCGCGGTTTCCGAAAAGCCAAGGCGCCCACCGCCCTGCCCGCGGATCGTGATGTCGTTGAGGAAATCGGGGCCCGAGGTGACGAGCGTCGCGCTCGGAACCTGGCGGAGATAATCGTCGACGTCGTCGAGGACGAGCAGTTCGCGCTCAGCCTCGCCCAGCGCGGTTATCGCGGCGGGCACGTCGGAGAGGCTTTCGGCACGCCGCCGCGCGGTGACCAAGATTTCGGCGTCGCCGGCGGTGCTGGCGCCGCTTTCCGACTGCGCCAGCGCGGGCGTTGCCAATGATGCCAGCCCCAGGCCGAACAGGCTGCCTGCCAGACAAGCGCCAAACCGTCGATCCATGCTCAATCCTCCCCATCTCAGCGCGCAGCTTGCCGGAGGCAAAAGGCCCCCTGCCGCGACTCTGTTTCTTCACGGTGTGGCTATGCGACGGACCGACCCGGCGTCAACAATTTTTTTACTTCAAGTATGTCTCACACTGTCGGCGCGCCCTGGCGCAACGCCCGACTTGCCAATGTCCGGTCGGGCAGTATGGTACGGCGC includes the following:
- a CDS encoding PadR family transcriptional regulator, with amino-acid sequence MPEMTELEGTVLGLIALHPESTAYEVRREFQKSRTAHWRASAGAIYPLIERLVRRGLIVARAIGSDRRGTRRLQLTPVGLAEAHGWIVADMSGIVTAAPDPIRTRCHFLALLTWRERDRIIDRWLARTEQEIAALQGAEPFDDPYEQWAVEGAVMQLIARRNWLRTLPDHAS
- a CDS encoding ATP-binding protein, whose translation is MRRWIGSLRFRFAALFMLGLFALQAAILVIALWPDGRPLIFRLIDPQDAREIAEAIESAPPSLRPAIAAAASTSGTTVEILEGFPVDDAAPSAPAARPAPHLEERFRRFAEELQGRPLHVQTREGTLFAGPLRKGDPPRGPIRVLIGLQTGEVVAIERAPLLLQILAERYVFVAGVGAAVLLSILFMLSRQILRPVERLAKATQILERDASVPDVTPSGARELRALATAFNSMKARIGGLIGERTHMLAAIAHDLRTYLTRLRLRAEQIGDDRHRARAIDDIREMGQLLDDILLFAQSDSNRTETAVTIDARREAADYVALRQEAGDPVAISTPTVPVPCSIAPIAFRRIMGNLIDNAIRYGTYARATLRQEDGGVILEVIDNGPGIPAELLDRLTAPFERLESSRTRSTGGAGLGLSIVKALAEANGGNLTLGNRDTGGLRATVRLPAPPTT
- a CDS encoding ArsR/SmtB family transcription factor, which gives rise to MLQYQAQPLDLAFQALSDPGRRAMVERLSRGPASVSELAEPLPMTLSAVVQHLKILEEAGLVSSRKTGRVRTCTLEIAAMTKLESWIAERKRFWDQQYDQLEAYLSQNSQEGE
- a CDS encoding EF-hand domain-containing protein, with translation MNRKFTLIVAAVGAVAASAPALAQGQRDPTQMLERADLNGDGQITRAEHTEMRARMFDKMDRNQDGVIDKEDAPKRRMMRRGGDKFKQLAEHLDSNGDGRVTRDEVVNGPNILFDYGDKDRNGVIDQEEMAALREAAAARQAAR
- a CDS encoding DUF1254 domain-containing protein, with protein sequence MTRRMKIIIGLVILALGIGGFAAYRYQQRKAEITAAAEAYLYAMPLVLMDVTREETFKHPAAVNAEPNRFYTIPILADARFRTVIRPNVDTLYSTAWLSLGKEPMVLTIPENDGRYHVIQFMDAWTNVFAAPGIRTIGNKPRTFLIAGPDYSGPTPEGMERIDAPTDMVWVLGRIHARGDDDLYPAQVFQRRIDLRPLSRVGDETFLPAMPDPSGRDGKRTEPLEIVRKMDAKTFYARFAKLIEKNPPAKADEPFIRTTLAPLGLAPSKIRAWDARSSGEQSALQRGMDSVWEVLTARADVERSRTPTGWAGFEAVDKIGSYGTDYKIRAGVAAFGLGANLPEDAVYLNASVDGKGQPLLGGKRYRIRFAPGQFPPVKGFWSVTLYDREGYLIANPYNRYAIRQFDKLKLGADGSLEILIQPEDPGEALRSNWLPSPRDGQLALSLRAYWPEKAMLEHQWMPPAVEPIEGQ
- a CDS encoding SDR family NAD(P)-dependent oxidoreductase, coding for MSWNWKSGTVVVTGAGNGIGAAVALELATRGASLALVDVDAAALEVTKARVESHGVRARTYQADLGQSNEVETLAERLLADHGDIICLINNAGVAMVGTIEQVDPAEFEWLFNINFWAPVRLTRALLPELRRRESARIANVSSILGIIAAPGQGPYVASKFALRGYSETLSIELADSGIALSTVYPGGIATDIARSAKMASGVDQDVAKDDLARYEKGLTTSPADAARIIADGIERRDSRILIGSDARRADIIQRIWPSRYMKIIARKMARP
- a CDS encoding response regulator, which codes for MSETAQRAAAFVAIVEDDEHIAELVAELLAREGYETAHCPSGTELDRLLDRRRVDLVLLDLMLPGEDGLSICRRLHAAAIRVPVIMITAKGDDIDRILGLEFGADDYLPKPFNPRELVARVRAVLRRTREIHRPAPLAGQVYRFAGWSLDGGSRELRSPEGEAVELTGGEFDLLLALLDHPQRVLSRDQLLDWTRGRDAGPFDRTIDVQLSRLRRKLGDDPKKPAMIRTVRGGGYLFAPAVERGL
- a CDS encoding helix-turn-helix domain-containing protein, yielding MTPVKYAGAATARPRPENGQGPGFGSMLRFWRTSFALSQEELAERAGISPRHVSFLENGRTRAGKDVTHGLARALGLGAQDTATFLLAAGHAPSPLALAATPGADLDDTLALLLRQADPEPACIFAPCGRIRLVNKAWVATHRRHLGGIAEGDDLNALMLFLHEDGWRRFVPGWRDVASLLLTALQQEALVGQNAAASRTLRSILSLPGIPVDWARRGAALSEQGPDFRVHMQFGAGRSRRFRLLHNMVGTYPFAGGARLFVQHVFADDGKRTLLPADLSRLGAVSHPLCPY
- a CDS encoding CPBP family intramembrane glutamic endopeptidase; the protein is MTLAIFFWLAVFAPAAAIPNGMLISIPIVILILIFVKRTRGPTFAAVFRSVPVSLAIGIAAGAVMHFALNPLFGFLAEQATGEAADLSSLAGIEGNLGNYLAMLALGVLFGGVIEEVIDRGFLIGWGTAEFGAKWAVPLLLITSLGFGLAHAWQGMSGMITTGLSGLCYGTVYLLCDRKLLPAIMMHATSNAIAITAIYLYGM
- a CDS encoding SRPBCC family protein; this encodes MAVTNAIFTIERVLSAPPARVFAAYSSLEAKNGWFKAPADIETLDRELDFRVGGKERFHARWPGGLVTDFQATYHDIVENERIILVYDLFHNGDKLSVSLLTLELRAEGDKTRLIHTEQGSYLSGGDEAVKGREHGTTWHIDNLVALIEGRELKAFA